In Candidatus Eremiobacteraceae bacterium, the sequence TGCGGAACCGGCTTGCCCTTCCAGGTCTGACGGTCCACGCAGACCAGCACGATCTCGCAGTCGGCGACTCGCTGCCCGTCCTGGCGGTCGATCGTGAACCCTAAGGTGATGGACTTGTCGCCGAGCCGGCTCACGCCCGCGGTCACATGCATCATCTCGCCAAGACGCGCGGGCGCGCGGAATTCGCAGGTGTACTTGACCCGCGGCAGCCAGCAATCGAAGCGGTCGAAGACGACGCCGTAGGCCACACCGGCGGCGCGGAACAGCTCCTCCTCGGCGACCTCGAAGAAACGCACGAACGCGCCGAAATAGACGACGCCGGCGGCATCGACGTCGCTCCAGCGCACGGGCTCGTCGATATGGAAGCGCATCAGGAGACGCCGCGCGGACTGACGATCATGTAGGTCGCCGTGCAGCGCGCGCAGATCGTGCCGGCTTCGTTTTCGGCGGTGGCGTTCGCGAGCAGCAGCGTGTTGCCGCGATGCACCACGTGCGCGCGCGCGATGACCGGACCGGAGATCACGGGGCGCAAGTACTGGACGTGGAGGTCGGTCGTGACCATGTCTTTGCCCTCTGGGATGAGCGGCAGCACTGCCACCGCGATGGCCGCATCGCAATACGCGGCGATGATGCCGCCCTGGACGGCACCCTGGTATTGCGTGAAGAGCTTCTTATAAGGAAAGCGCAGCGCGGCCTCGCCCTGTCCGT encodes:
- a CDS encoding thioesterase family protein, with protein sequence MRFHIDEPVRWSDVDAAGVVYFGAFVRFFEVAEEELFRAAGVAYGVVFDRFDCWLPRVKYTCEFRAPARLGEMMHVTAGVSRLGDKSITLGFTIDRQDGQRVADCEIVLVCVDRQTWKGKPVPQGLRSALAPFMD
- a CDS encoding PaaI family thioesterase → MPARGIDPNDVPERYRRLFSENPFADHFELEVVSYGQGEAALRFPYKKLFTQYQGAVQGGIIAAYCDAAIAVAVLPLIPEGKDMVTTDLHVQYLRPVISGPVIARAHVVHRGNTLLLANATAENEAGTICARCTATYMIVSPRGVS